The proteins below are encoded in one region of Clostridium fermenticellae:
- a CDS encoding PRC-barrel domain-containing protein → MYRSKDFMLMEVIDLTGKKLGLINDIIVDFDSRKVLGFSVSSNNWFGKNISILFEDIVSFNSVMIVAKATNGDFLNFKDVKGIDVRDREENIIGIVEDIMFEEKKFNILTLVVSTGIINNFIYGKKIVLVKDIILGDKNIFLNKRSENVSLLSLPHRLFKEDDLDEGRL, encoded by the coding sequence ATGTATAGATCTAAGGATTTTATGCTTATGGAGGTAATAGATTTAACTGGTAAAAAGCTTGGACTTATAAATGATATTATTGTAGATTTTGATAGCAGAAAAGTACTTGGGTTTAGTGTATCATCTAATAATTGGTTCGGAAAAAATATTAGTATCTTGTTTGAGGATATTGTAAGTTTTAATTCTGTGATGATAGTTGCAAAAGCTACAAATGGTGATTTCTTAAATTTTAAGGATGTAAAAGGAATAGATGTTCGTGATAGAGAAGAGAATATAATTGGCATAGTAGAAGATATAATGTTTGAAGAAAAGAAATTTAATATACTTACATTGGTGGTATCGACAGGTATTATTAATAATTTTATATACGGGAAAAAAATAGTACTTGTAAAAGATATAATACTTGGGGATAAGAATATTTTTTTGAATAAGAGAAGTGAGAATGTAAGTTTATTGAGTTTGCCACATCGATTATTTAAGGAAGATGATTTAGATGAAGGTAGATTATAA
- a CDS encoding AI-2E family transporter yields MKVDYKSKKIRYILSALIGLLIIYLLIKSIIIREVVYLVFISFIISYALKPVQKYLEGFGLKSNYSALIIICVLTFIFILGIGILIPSIIREGSNISDAVSGIQNFIDNLYYKIKIISNNPTIYRIMNDLSLKVNHQITLAGSRLFDVILNMGGNLMAFAIIPIISYYFLSDANNINNTALNFFPAKSRNIIKKISLDIDKVLGKYILSQLFLCAIIGAFTFIILMFFKVDFPVILSMYNAFMNIIPYFGPIFGAFPVIFVALIRSPQSALWVTVWLYILQQVEGNILSPKVTGDSVSMHPLMVIILLILGGKIAGFMGMILAIPIGVIIKGIYDNINYYIF; encoded by the coding sequence ATGAAGGTAGATTATAAAAGCAAAAAAATAAGATATATTTTATCTGCACTTATAGGTTTGTTAATAATATATCTTCTAATAAAAAGTATTATAATAAGAGAAGTAGTATACCTGGTTTTTATTTCTTTTATCATATCATATGCATTAAAACCTGTACAAAAATATCTAGAGGGATTTGGTCTAAAGAGCAATTATAGTGCACTTATTATCATATGTGTATTGACATTTATATTTATTTTAGGTATAGGTATTTTAATACCATCTATAATTAGAGAAGGTTCAAATATAAGTGATGCTGTGAGCGGGATTCAGAATTTTATTGATAATTTATACTATAAAATAAAAATAATAAGTAATAATCCAACTATATATAGAATAATGAATGATTTGTCACTTAAAGTAAATCATCAGATTACATTAGCAGGATCAAGATTGTTTGATGTAATACTTAATATGGGGGGAAATTTAATGGCATTTGCTATTATTCCGATAATATCATACTATTTTTTATCAGATGCCAATAATATAAATAACACGGCTTTAAATTTTTTCCCGGCAAAAAGCAGAAATATAATAAAAAAAATTAGCTTAGATATAGATAAAGTACTTGGAAAATATATATTAAGTCAATTGTTTTTGTGTGCAATTATCGGAGCATTTACGTTTATTATACTTATGTTTTTTAAGGTGGATTTTCCTGTAATATTGTCTATGTATAATGCATTTATGAATATAATTCCGTATTTTGGACCGATATTTGGAGCATTCCCGGTTATTTTTGTTGCATTAATAAGGTCACCGCAAAGTGCACTGTGGGTTACAGTCTGGCTTTATATACTACAACAGGTAGAAGGAAATATACTATCACCTAAGGTTACAGGAGATAGTGTAAGTATGCATCCTCTGATGGTAATAATTTTATTGATTTTAGGCGGGAAAATAGCAGGATTCATGGGAATGATACTTGCAATTCCAATTGGAGTAATAATTAAAGGAATTTATGATAATATAAATTATTACATATTTTAA
- a CDS encoding RrF2 family transcriptional regulator, whose protein sequence is MKLSTKGRYGVKAVVDLAIHYGEPPLSIKSISESQNISEYYLEQLFSSLRKAGLIKSIRGAQGGYILSRDPKDITVAEVMTILEGPVEISDCIDASKENVCSNVDYCATRLLWTRIKQSIDNVMESTTLQDMVDDYKQMNLNKVKGDNL, encoded by the coding sequence GTGAAGCTATCAACTAAAGGTAGATACGGTGTGAAAGCTGTGGTTGATCTGGCAATTCATTATGGTGAACCGCCATTATCCATAAAGAGTATATCCGAAAGTCAAAATATATCTGAATATTATCTCGAACAATTATTTTCTTCCTTGAGAAAGGCTGGACTCATAAAGAGTATTAGAGGAGCTCAGGGAGGATACATATTAAGTAGAGATCCAAAAGATATAACAGTAGCTGAAGTTATGACAATTCTGGAAGGACCAGTTGAAATATCAGATTGTATAGATGCAAGCAAGGAAAATGTATGCAGCAATGTTGATTATTGTGCTACAAGGCTTTTATGGACTAGGATAAAGCAAAGTATTGACAATGTGATGGAATCGACCACACTTCAAGATATGGTAGATGATTATAAACAAATGAATTTAAACAAAGTGAAGGGAGATAATTTATAA
- the nifS gene encoding cysteine desulfurase NifS yields MDKKIYMDYSATTYTKPEVLEEMLPYFTEYFGNPSSLYSISDEPKKAIDKARGRVAKALNAEKSEIFFTAGGSESDNWILKGIAFANKNKGNHIITTKIEHHAILNACKFLERNGFEVTYLPVDEYGFINLNDLKNAITDKTILVSIMFANNEVGTIQPIEEIGKICKEHKIYFHTDAVQAVTHVNIDVKAMNIDALSMSGHKFYGPKGIGAMYLRKGVKIENLIHGGEQEKGKRASTENVPGIVGIGKAIELATNEMEKESARLSKLRNNLLENIPQMIPYTRINGPIGKDLDKRLPGNANFSFIGIEGETLLLDLNDYGIEISTGSACASASLDPSHVLLSLGLPHEIAHGSMRLSLGAGTTEEDVDYALKVIPKVVKRRRDMSPLWEEFLSNEKNKKEGK; encoded by the coding sequence ATGGATAAAAAAATTTATATGGATTATTCAGCAACTACTTATACTAAGCCGGAGGTATTGGAAGAGATGCTTCCTTACTTTACCGAGTATTTTGGGAACCCATCTTCTTTGTATTCTATATCAGATGAGCCTAAGAAGGCTATAGATAAAGCTAGAGGAAGAGTTGCAAAAGCTTTGAATGCTGAAAAAAGTGAGATATTTTTTACAGCAGGAGGTTCAGAGAGTGATAACTGGATACTAAAGGGAATAGCATTTGCAAATAAAAATAAAGGAAATCATATTATAACAACTAAAATAGAACATCATGCTATATTAAATGCATGTAAATTTCTCGAAAGAAATGGATTTGAAGTAACATATCTTCCAGTAGATGAATATGGTTTTATAAATTTAAATGATCTGAAAAATGCTATTACAGATAAAACTATATTGGTTTCGATAATGTTTGCTAATAATGAGGTAGGAACTATTCAACCTATCGAAGAAATAGGCAAGATATGCAAAGAACATAAGATATATTTTCACACAGATGCAGTTCAGGCTGTTACACATGTAAACATAGATGTCAAAGCGATGAACATAGATGCACTTTCGATGTCAGGACATAAATTTTATGGACCTAAGGGAATAGGAGCTATGTACTTAAGAAAAGGTGTAAAAATAGAGAATCTTATTCATGGTGGAGAGCAGGAAAAAGGTAAGAGAGCTTCGACTGAAAATGTTCCTGGAATAGTTGGAATAGGGAAAGCAATAGAGTTAGCTACGAATGAAATGGAAAAAGAATCAGCAAGGCTTTCGAAACTTAGAAATAATCTGCTCGAAAATATACCGCAAATGATACCTTATACTAGAATAAATGGACCAATAGGAAAGGACTTAGATAAAAGGTTACCTGGAAATGCTAATTTTAGTTTTATAGGTATAGAAGGTGAAACACTTTTACTTGATTTGAATGATTATGGTATAGAGATTTCAACAGGAAGTGCTTGTGCATCAGCTTCACTGGATCCATCACATGTACTTCTATCTTTAGGATTGCCTCATGAGATAGCACATGGATCAATGAGACTAAGTCTTGGAGCAGGAACTACAGAAGAGGACGTAGACTATGCACTTAAAGTAATTCCTAAGGTTGTTAAGAGAAGAAGAGATATGTCACCACTTTGGGAAGAATTTTTGTCAAATGAGAAAAATAAGAAAGAAGGTAAATAA
- a CDS encoding histidinol phosphate phosphatase: MFDTHIHTKFSTDSDMKIEKALNDAKRKGLSLIITDHMDLKFPKKGLFCFDEKKYFEEYSKYKGNNLLIGIEIGMKEDCETESRKLINDNCFDYVIGSIHLIDDQDLYYGEYYSGKTKKQAYDKYFKTMFDCVRMYDFIDSMGHIDYISRYAKFDDKEIYYNEHANLIDSIFNVIIERDQCIELNTRRLSDKTAVKGMIPIYKRFRELGGRYITIGSDAHNVDAIGMNFKVGLEIADMCNLKIVYFKNRKREYEKY; encoded by the coding sequence TTGTTCGATACACATATTCATACCAAATTTTCAACTGACTCAGATATGAAAATAGAAAAGGCATTAAATGATGCGAAAAGAAAGGGACTTTCGCTTATAATTACAGATCACATGGATTTAAAATTTCCTAAAAAGGGTTTATTTTGTTTCGATGAAAAAAAGTATTTTGAGGAATATTCAAAATATAAGGGGAATAATTTGTTAATTGGTATAGAAATAGGGATGAAAGAAGATTGTGAGACGGAAAGCAGAAAGTTGATAAATGACAATTGTTTTGATTATGTTATTGGTTCTATACATTTAATTGATGATCAAGATCTTTACTATGGGGAATACTATTCAGGAAAGACTAAAAAACAGGCTTATGATAAGTATTTTAAAACTATGTTTGACTGTGTAAGAATGTATGACTTTATAGATAGTATGGGACATATAGATTATATATCGAGATATGCCAAATTTGACGATAAGGAAATATATTATAATGAACATGCAAATTTAATAGATTCTATATTTAATGTAATTATAGAAAGGGATCAATGTATAGAATTAAATACAAGAAGATTGAGTGATAAAACTGCTGTGAAGGGTATGATCCCGATATATAAAAGGTTCAGGGAACTTGGAGGAAGGTATATAACTATTGGATCAGATGCACACAATGTAGATGCAATAGGAATGAATTTCAAAGTTGGATTAGAGATTGCAGATATGTGTAATCTTAAAATAGTTTACTTTAAGAACAGAAAGAGAGAGTATGAAAAATACTAA
- a CDS encoding 3D domain-containing protein has product MNKKMLSIFMALILSVIINSNVFASPNTNTSDELKQTQNSKKEVQAKIQDLNNQIDNVMKNVDKNKQDMNKIAKNIKDTQVKLETAKKNSESQENLFGKRIRAMYINGSGSYLDVILSSQNLSDFLSRLDTVSRVIGFDKNVINKLKVERQAILNQKNALDSENSRLQALKSTNDIKLSKLNSDIKEQKELLSNVTEKEEQLLASQSSSSSTSNESASASNVSGTLSRGMSGSVSYSGVVNICATAYSGDGITASGTSTRRDPGGYSTIAVDPRVIPIGSRVYVEGYGYAIAEDTGGAIKGNRIDLFFNSEGEAQNWGVRSVKVYILK; this is encoded by the coding sequence TTGAATAAAAAAATGCTATCTATTTTTATGGCGTTGATTTTATCAGTGATCATAAATAGTAACGTTTTTGCTTCACCAAATACGAATACATCTGATGAGTTAAAGCAAACTCAAAATAGCAAAAAAGAAGTACAAGCGAAAATTCAGGATTTAAACAATCAAATTGATAATGTAATGAAAAATGTTGATAAAAATAAACAGGATATGAATAAAATTGCAAAAAACATTAAAGATACACAGGTAAAATTAGAAACTGCTAAGAAGAATTCTGAATCTCAGGAAAATTTATTTGGCAAGAGGATAAGAGCTATGTATATAAATGGTTCTGGGAGTTACCTTGATGTTATTTTATCATCTCAAAATCTGAGTGATTTCCTATCAAGACTTGATACTGTCTCTAGAGTAATAGGATTTGATAAAAACGTTATCAATAAGCTAAAGGTAGAGAGACAAGCCATACTTAATCAAAAAAATGCCTTAGACTCTGAAAATTCAAGATTGCAAGCTCTAAAATCAACAAATGATATTAAATTATCAAAACTAAATAGTGATATAAAAGAGCAAAAGGAACTTTTAAGTAATGTAACAGAAAAAGAAGAACAATTATTAGCAAGTCAATCTTCATCTTCATCTACATCTAATGAATCAGCTTCTGCATCTAATGTCAGTGGTACATTATCACGTGGTATGTCTGGTTCAGTTTCATATTCGGGGGTTGTTAATATATGTGCAACTGCATACTCAGGTGACGGCATAACTGCCTCTGGAACATCAACCAGGAGAGATCCCGGTGGTTATAGTACCATAGCAGTAGATCCTAGAGTTATTCCCATTGGATCGAGGGTTTATGTTGAAGGTTATGGCTATGCAATAGCTGAAGATACAGGCGGAGCTATAAAAGGAAATAGAATAGATTTATTTTTCAACTCAGAAGGAGAAGCTCAAAATTGGGGCGTAAGATCTGTTAAAGTTTATATACTTAAATAA
- the nifU gene encoding Fe-S cluster assembly scaffold protein NifU, whose amino-acid sequence MYSEKVMDHFRNPRNVGEIPDANGIGEVGNPQCGDIMKMYIKVEDNVIKDVKFKTFGCGSAIASSSMATELIKGKTLEDAWSLTNKAVAEALDGLPPVKIHCSVLAEEAIHKAINNYRESVGLEPWDLKTHSETIHEHVHGN is encoded by the coding sequence ATGTATAGTGAAAAAGTTATGGATCATTTTAGAAATCCTAGAAATGTAGGAGAAATTCCTGACGCGAATGGTATAGGAGAGGTTGGAAACCCACAATGTGGAGATATAATGAAAATGTATATAAAGGTTGAGGATAATGTCATAAAGGATGTTAAATTTAAGACATTTGGCTGCGGTTCTGCAATAGCTTCTTCAAGTATGGCTACTGAACTTATAAAGGGAAAGACATTAGAGGATGCATGGAGTCTTACAAATAAAGCGGTAGCTGAAGCATTAGACGGACTTCCACCAGTAAAAATACATTGTTCAGTTTTGGCGGAAGAGGCAATTCATAAAGCAATAAATAACTACAGAGAGTCAGTAGGACTAGAACCTTGGGATTTAAAAACACATTCAGAGACTATTCATGAACATGTTCACGGAAATTAA
- a CDS encoding replication-associated recombination protein A, producing the protein MDLFDIANEKNNKELKPLPERMRPETLEEFIGQEHILGRDKMLYRAIITDNISSAIFYGPPGVGKTTLARIIANTTKAIFYELSAVNSGTADVKKIIKEAEDNLKFYSKRTILFIDEIHRFNKAQQDSVLNAVEKGIIILIGATTENPYFEINNALLSRSMIFGFKPISYDNVKKALKNTIKSPKGFSYLKIEMEPEVLDYFAVHSNGDIRKALNALDMAVKTSSRKDDKIFITVNDAKECIQKKISLYDKSGTSHYDTISAFIKSLRGSSPDAAIFYLAKMLDSGEDPMFIARRIVIQASEDVGNADPMALVVATNAMNAVHMIGMPECRYALSEAAIYVASAPKSNASCIAIDSALTDVKERGDSGVPPYLRDANYKGASKLGNGIGYMYPHSYGGFVKQQYLPDSHKDTVYYKPTFNGFEDRIKNRLIKLWGKK; encoded by the coding sequence ATGGACTTATTTGATATTGCTAATGAAAAAAATAATAAAGAGTTAAAACCATTACCTGAAAGGATGAGACCCGAGACTTTAGAAGAATTTATCGGTCAGGAACATATCTTGGGTAGAGACAAAATGCTATATAGAGCAATAATTACAGATAATATTTCTTCAGCAATTTTTTATGGACCACCTGGCGTTGGGAAAACTACTCTTGCGCGAATTATAGCAAATACAACTAAGGCAATTTTTTATGAATTAAGCGCTGTAAATTCAGGTACAGCCGATGTAAAAAAAATTATTAAAGAAGCAGAAGACAACTTAAAATTCTACTCAAAGAGAACAATACTGTTTATTGATGAGATACATAGATTTAATAAAGCGCAGCAAGATAGTGTACTAAATGCAGTTGAAAAAGGTATTATCATATTAATAGGTGCTACTACAGAAAATCCCTATTTTGAAATTAACAATGCTCTTCTTTCACGTTCAATGATTTTTGGGTTTAAACCAATTTCTTATGATAATGTAAAAAAAGCACTTAAAAACACTATTAAAAGCCCGAAAGGATTTAGCTATCTAAAAATAGAAATGGAACCCGAGGTACTTGATTATTTTGCAGTACACAGTAATGGTGACATAAGAAAAGCTTTAAATGCTTTGGATATGGCTGTTAAGACATCATCAAGAAAAGATGATAAAATATTTATAACTGTTAATGATGCAAAAGAATGTATCCAAAAGAAAATATCTCTATATGATAAAAGTGGAACCTCACATTACGATACTATAAGTGCCTTTATAAAATCTCTCAGAGGAAGTTCTCCAGATGCAGCAATTTTTTATCTAGCTAAAATGCTGGATTCCGGTGAAGATCCAATGTTCATAGCGAGGAGAATTGTCATTCAAGCCTCAGAAGATGTCGGTAACGCTGATCCGATGGCTTTGGTTGTTGCTACAAATGCCATGAATGCCGTACACATGATAGGTATGCCTGAGTGCAGATATGCATTATCTGAGGCAGCCATATATGTAGCATCAGCACCAAAATCAAATGCTTCCTGTATTGCAATTGATTCTGCATTAACTGATGTTAAAGAACGTGGAGATTCTGGTGTACCCCCCTATCTAAGAGACGCCAATTATAAAGGTGCATCTAAACTTGGAAATGGTATTGGTTATATGTATCCTCATTCTTACGGTGGATTTGTAAAACAGCAGTATTTGCCTGATTCCCATAAGGATACAGTATATTACAAACCAACATTCAATGGCTTCGAGGACAGAATTAAAAACAGACTAATTAAACTCTGGGGTAAAAAATAA